CGCAGGGCTACGCGGTCCTTGGAGGCTTTGGCCAACCGAGTTTCCAGGCGCATTACCGTATTGGCGTTCTTGGCGGCGGTGGCTTCGTTATCGCCGAGCTGCCGGAACATGTTGGTCAGGTAGGTCATGTAGGCCGTGCGGATCTGCTTGGAGCGCGCATCGTCCTTGAGGTAGTAGTCCTTGTCGGGCAGGGTTAGGCCGCCCTGCGACATATAGACGGCGTACTCCGTGCTTTTCTTACGGTCTTGGCGCACGCCCAGGCCCAGCACCGAGCGGGTTTGCAGCATCTGCTGGCGGGCCAATGCCGTTTGCAGGCCTTTTAGGTCCTTGATGGCGGCAATGCGGTCCAGCTCGGGCTTCAGGTATTTCAGGCCGGCCTTGTCAATACCGACCGAGTCCATAGCCGTAGCGTAGTAGTCGCCTACTTTCTGCAGGTTCGAGCCCTTGGGTGCGGTGCGGTTGGCGGCGGCATCGTTCAGAATCTGGCGCATCACCGTCTCGTTCTGGTTGATGAGCTGGTTCCAGGAGCTCCAGCGCGACTCGGCGGCGGGCACCGGGTTGTTCTTGAGCCAGGTGCCGGAGGCGTACTGGAAGAAATTGTCGCAGGGCGACACCGACTTGTCGATGTTGGACACATCGAGGCCCACGCCAGGGACGGAGGGTAAGGAGCCGGGAGCCGCCGAGGTTGAGGCAGAGGCCGTAGCTGTGGCGGTAGCCTCAGGCGCCGTAGTGGTGGCTATAGCGGCCGGGGTGCTGGCGGCGCAACCAGCCAGGGTGAGGCCGGCGGCGGTACCCAGGGCACCCAGCGCGAGTAAGAGTTGGTTTTTGTTGGTCATTATGCAGATGTATGGGAAGGCAGAAAAAGGCGGCTACACCGGGCACAGACCTGAAGTCTGGACCGGCTCCGTAAAGATGCGCCCCGGCCCGTACATTTCGGCTGGAACGGGTTCGGCAAATTACCACTGGCGCGTCTCGCGCCAAAGACGCCGCTGCACGTTCAGGGCTGCATCAGGCCTAGGTATCTTTGCCGCCTACTCCTATATAGTATCAATCTGATTGCCACCACTCCTTATGCATACCATCGACAAAGTAGCTTGGCTGCACCTGCACCAGGGCCGAGTGCTAAGCACCCGCAGCCGGGGCAAGGACCGCTACTATTTCCCCGGCGGCAAGCGCGAAGCCGGCGAAACCGATGCCCAAACCCTGATTCGGGAAATCCAGGAGGAGCTGACGGTGGAATTGGAGCCGGGCAGCCTGCGCTTTCTGGGCACCTTCGAAGCCCAGGCCCACGGCCACGCCGCCGGGGTGCTGGTGCGCATGCTCTGCTACGCAGCCGAGTATAGCGGCACATTGCAGCCTGCCGCTGAGATTGAGGAAGTAACGTGGCTTACTTACCAGGACCGCCCCCGCGTGTCGGCTGTCGACCAGCTGATATTCGACTGGCTGCGCGAGCAAGGCCAACTGGCTGAGTAGCCGCCAAAATGCAGCTGCCCTTCGCTTCTATTGCTCCACTGCATTAGCCCTTTTGAAAAGCTAAGCCGTTAAAAAAGGACCTAAGCAGCCACGTCGGCCGCTTAGGTCCTTTTCTGGTAGCTCTAGCTACTGGCGCCGCAACTCTAGCAGCTAAGAAATTGCCCTACTTATGGCGTTTGGCGCGGGCATATTGCACAGGCCACTCCACATCCACACCCAGTTCCTGGGCGGCGTGCAGCGGGAAGTTCGGGTCGCGGAGCATCTCGCGGGCCAGCAGCACAAGGTCGGCCTGCCCGCTGGCCACGATGCTTTCGGCCTGCTGGGCAGTGGTGATGATGCCTACGGCCCCGGTTAGGATGTCGGCCTCTTTCCGAACCCGCTCGGCAAACTCGACCTGGTAGCCGGGGCCCACCGGAATAGCCGCGGTAGGCACGTTGCCGCCGGTTGAGCAGTCAATCAAATCTACACCCCGCTCCTTGAGCAGCCGCGCCAGGGCAATGGAATCTTCGGTGGTCCAGCCACCCTCGGTCCAGTCAGTGGCCGAGATGCGCACGAAGAGCGGGTACTCGGCCGGCCACTCGGCGCGGGTCACGTCCACGATTTGGAGCAGCAACCGGCAGCGGTTTTCGAAAGAGCCGCCGTAGCTGTCGGTGCGGGCGTTGCTCAAGGGCGAAAGAAACTCGTGGAGCAGGTAACCGTGGGCGGCGTGCAGCTCAACCACCTGGAAGCCTGCCGCCAAAGCCCGCAGCGTAGCAACCCGAAAGTCGGCAATTACTTTATCAATTCCGGCCTGGTCGAGGGCCGCAGGTTCGGGCTGACCGGCATGAAACGGCACGGCGCTGGGCGCTACGGTTTGCCAGCCGCCTTCGACTTCGGGCACCACGCCGCTACCCTTCCAGGAAGTGTAGGTGCTGGCTTTGCGGCCGGCGTGGGCCAGCTGAATTCCAGCCACGGCCCCATGCTCGGCCAAAAAAGAAGTGATGCGCTTCAACCCGGGCAAATGCTCGTCGCTCCAGATGCCCAGGTCGTCGGGGGTGATGCGGCCTTCCGGCGACACGGCTGTGGCCTCAGTGATAATCAGGCCCGCGCCGCCTACGGCCCGGCTACCCAGGTGCACCAGATGCCAATCATTGACAAATCCGTCGCGGCTGCTGTACATGCACATCGGCGAGACGGTAATGCGGTTTTTAATGGTGAGGCCGCGAATGGTGAGCGGCGTAAACAGGCTGGCCATAGAAAGGATAGGTTGGGTAAGTAGCCTAAACCGGATTGGGGAGGCGCGGGTTTTGGCGGCCCTGCTTGCCGCCGCTGCCCAAGCCCAGCCCTTACTCCACGATTACGCCGTACTTATCGACCAAACCCAGCAGGCCGGTTAGGGTGAAGCGGGCCTTGGTCAGGGTGTTGCCGTCAGGGTCGATGCTGAACTCGGAGGCCGTGGTAAAGTCGGCCCCGACGAGCTGGGTGCTACGGAATACCGCGCCGCGTAGGGTGCAGTCCTGAAACGCGGCGTCGGTGAGGTCGGCGCTGGTAAAGTCGGCATCGGTCAGGGAGCAGTTCACAAACCGGGTGTTGCGCAGCTTCTTGCCAAAAAAGGAGGCGTAATGCAGCTGGCAGCCCTGGAACTGCACCTCGAACAGGAAGTCGCGGCAGGCGGCAAACTGCACGCCCGAGAGCTTGCAGTCGGTGAAGGCTACATTCTGCAGGCTGGCCCCGGCCATAGCCGCCGACGACAAGTTGCACCGCTCAAAGAGGCAGTCGGCAAACCGGAACTGGCCGAGCTGAGCCCCCGAAAAGTCGCAGCCGATGAAGTGGCACTGCTCAAACTCAGGCTCGGGGTGAGCAGCCAGGGCACGGGCATCCCAGCGCTCAAAGCGGTTTTCGGCGGGAAATACGGTAGGCCGACCGGCCGGCTTGGCTCGACGCTGCTTCATGGCAGAAAGGGATTCGGGAGGTATAAGAAGAAAGAGGCGGCTCAGGGTTGCTGTTGCAGCCAGCGAATGGCCTCGCCTTCCTCCACGAACCGCTCTCCCAGAAAAGGCTTACCCTCGAAGTAGGCGGCCGGCGGAAATGCGGCGTCGGCGTCCTGGTCGCGCAGGGTTACGGGGGCCAGCAGATAGGCCAGGTAGGTGCGCTGCTGCAGGCGGGGCTGAAGCTGGGGTAAAAACGTGCCGAGCATCCAGTGGGCACCATCCCGGTCGGTATTGAAGCGCCGGCGGCCGTCGAGCAGCCAGTGACGGCAGCGGTGCAGGACGGCATATTCCAGCAAAACAAGGTAGCCCTGCTGCATTTCCGCCACCGAAATCCGGCGCTGCCAGCGCACTACCAGCAGATGAAGGTCGGGCCGATAGGTAAGGGTCAGGAAGTCGGGAACGGGCGGCAAGGGCATAGGGGACGGGTAAGCAGGCAAAGCTACGCCGACCAGCTACAAGTAGTAACCCCGCCCGAAAAATTTAGCCAGGAGTGCGAACAAAAACAGGCACGAGACAAAGCCTCGCGCCTGTAAACAAGCGGGTTGAGCCCAGATGACCCCAACCACTACTTGCCCGGACCTAGCGCCGAAGCGCCACATACCTGGAGTTTTCTGCTGAAAAAAGACCACCGCACCAAGCAGAAGAAGCTTGCAGGATTCTTCCGCCGCTCAGCCGGGGCCTCAGGGTCAATATTCCCTTATTTGAAGAGCTTCTGCAATACCTACTTTTAGGTATTTTACCGGGGTGCCTATAGCAAGCAGGAGCCGGCACGCAGTAGGCTTCGACTATTAGAGCCTGTTACGCTCATAACGCCATAATTATATTCAAAGCCTATGGCCACTTCGTCTCCTAAATCAGCAGCCAGAGCTTAACAGCTAGCATTCAGTATGTAAATCAGCCTGTAAACTCCAAAAATTACAACTTATTCTTTTTAACGGCTTGCCATTTGTTCGAAATAATACAATAAACTTGTAGTTCAGTCGAAAGACTGGCCGGTCTGCAAACCGGCGGTTTAGCGTCTTACCTGCCAAGTTGGATTTGTGAAGAAATTACTGGCCCTGTTGCTGGGGCTGCTAGCTTTTCCTGCGCTAGCGCAAACGGGGGCCTCCACGCCGCAGCTGGCCCACTGCGACGCCGCCATTGAGCAGTTTATGAAGCGCTGGAAGATTCCGGGTGCTTCCGTGGCCATCAGCCGGCAGGGCAAGCTGGTATATAGCCGGGCCTTTGGCTACGCCGACCTGTCCCGCACCGAGCCCATGCGCCCTTCCCACCTACTACGGATAGCCAGCGTATCGAAGCCCGTAACCGCTACGGCCATCATGAAGCTGGTGGAAGAAGGCCGGATTGATTTGCAGCACAAGGCATTTGGACCCGAAGGCTATTTGCAGTCGGCGTACTACACCAGCGTAATTCAGGACGAGCGAATTTACGACATTACGGTGCAGCAACTGCTGGAACACAGCGCCGGCTGGAACCGCAACAACGGCGTGGACGGCTACAACACCTCCGACCCGATTGACTTTCCGCTGCACGTGGCCGACGCGCTGAGCGTGCCCAACCCGGTGGGCGACTCGACCATGGTGCGCTTTCTGCTCAGCAAGGGCCTCGACTTCAAGCCCGGAGCCCGCTACGCCTATTCCAATGTGGGCTACCTCGTGCTGGGCAAGATTCTGGAGCAGGTGACCCGGGAGCCGTACGAAGCCTGGGTGCAGCAGCACATTCTGGCTCCGGCCGGCATTCACGAGGCGCATTTGGGCCATAACCTGCTGGCTCATAAAACTGAGCGGGAAGCCGAGTACTTCAGCAAGGAGCACCGCGCTTCCTGCTACGGTACCGGCAAGGACGTGCAGGCCGCCTACGGCAGCTGGAACATTGAGGCCATGAATGCCCACGGTGGCTGGCTGTTTACGGCCCGGGACCTGGTGCGCTTCCTGCTGGCTACCGACGGCAACCCGGCCCAGCCCGACGTGCTGGCGCCTGCCACCATTGCCCAGATGATGGAGCCCTCCGACAACAACCGCCACTACGGCAAGGGCTGGATGGTCAGCAAGAAAGTGAACTGGCACACCGGTAGCCTCGACGGCACGGCCAGCTGCGTGGCTCAAACGGCCGATGGCTATACCTGGGCCATTTTGCTCAACAGCCGCGCCAACCCCAACCGGTTCTGGAACGACCTGGAAAAGCTGGGCTGGGAGTGTGTGGAAGGCGCTACCGAGTGGCCCACGCAAGACTTTTTCCCGCCCGACCAGAACGCCACCGCCCTACGCGGCGCAGCCACTCAGCCCACCACGGCCGCCCTGCGCTGGACCAATGGCAACGGCAGCCGCCGCCTGGTGGTAGTGCGGGAAGGCAGCCCGGTGGAAACCCTGCCCCACGACGGCACCAGCTATGCCGCCGACGCGGCCTTCGGCCACGGCTCGGCCCTGGGCAAGGGCACCTACGTGGTAGCCGCCGGCCCCGACAGCGCCGTGACTATCCGGAACCTGGTGCCCAACAAGACATACTATGCCCGGGTCGTAGAGTACTTCCAGAACGACACGACCGGCCAGCAGGCCATGTACGCCCTGGACGGCAACCCGAGCTGGCAGTTTCATACACCGGCCGCTCCGTCGTTGCTTGCCAAGCTCAGCCGGACTTCCGGCAAAAAGACCAGCCCCGCCAGCCGCTCAACTAAGACCACCACGGCCAGCAAAGCTGCCGGCAAAAAGCCGCTGCCGGGCGCTAAGCCCACCACTAATGATGCGGCCGGTTCTCAGCTCAGCAAGCAGCAATCCAAGGGCTGGAGCTGGCTGAAATGGTTTGCCCGGGCCTAAAGGCCATCAGCAGCTACTACCAGCAGCTGCCGGGCCGAGTTTTGCGGGCATCGACTTTCGTCCTTGCGGCAAGTTGAGCGTATACCGGGCGTGAAAGTTTGGCCGCCGCATGTACTTTGCGGGCCCTAACCGGGCGTGGTTCAGGCTTCCATTGCCAACCGGGCTATTGCCCGGCCGGCTTTTCGCTTCAGCTAATATGACACAGATTCGCACGGGCCTGCTGGCCTACGGTATGTCGGGCAAGGTTTTTCATGCCCCCTTTGTAGCCACCCACCCCGGCTTCGAGCTGGCCGCCGTTACCGAGCGGAGCCGCAAGGAGGTTCAGCAGCAGTACCCCGGCGTGACCAGCTACGACAGCGTGGAAGCCCTGCTGGCCGACGACAGCCTAGAACTGGTAGTGGTAAATACGCCCAGCAACACCCACGCTGAGCTGAGCCGGCAGGCGTTGCTGGCCGGCAAACACGTGCTGCTGGAAAAGCCCGTGGCTACCTCGCCCGAGGAAGTGCGGGAACTGTGGGCCCTGGCCCGGCAGCAAGGCAAGCACCTGCTGGCCTACCAGAACCGCCGCTGGGACAGTGACTTCCAGCAGGTCAGGCAGGTTATCGAAAGCGGGCAGCTAGGCCGTTTGGTCGAAGTAACGTTCCGCTACGACCGGTTCAAGACTACGCTGAATCCCAAGCCGTTCAAGGAAACGCCCCTACCCGGCAGCGGCTTGGTATATGACCTGGGGCCTCACCTGCTCGACCAAGTCATCAGCTTGTTTGGGCAGCCCCTGAAAACGCGCAAAACCACCGGCCGCTTCCGCACCGGAACCCAGGTCGACGACTATTTCTTCATTCAGCTGCTGTACGCGGGCTTTACGGTCACGGTGGCCTCCGGGCTGCTTATTGCCGACCCGCTGCCGGCCTTCGTGGTACATGGCACCCAGGGCAGCTTCCGCAAAAACCGCAGCGACGTGCAGGAGGCCCAACTGCTGGCCGGCCTCTCGCCCTTGGCTCCTGAGTACGGCCTGGAGCCCGCCGACCAGGCTGGCACCCTAACCATTGCCGGCGGCAACGACGTGAAAACCACTACAGTACTTCCCGCGGCCAAAGGCGACTATACAGGCTTGTTCGAAGCCGTCTATCAGACCATCCGCCACGATGCCCCCTACCCCATCCGGGAAGAGCAGCTGCTGTGGCAAAATGAAATTCTGGCCCAAACCGACGACCTCTGGACAGTATAAACTGGCGCATATAGATATCGGGTATTAATTGGCCGGAGCCTTATACCTGTCTGGGCCGGTCCAGCTTGCTGGCGGGATATTGCGGGTTCAGTTCTTGCAGAGCGTCACGTAGGGCTTTAGCCACCACGTAGGCTTTGTACCAGTTCTGGTCGGCGGGTACCAGGTGCCAGGGGCAGCTTTCGGGGTTACAGTGCCGGAACACGTCTTCGTACACGGCCCGGTATAGCGGCCACTTCAGGGCTTTGGCCTCGTCGCCGGCTTCGTACTTCCACTGCTTGGCTGGGTCGTTGATGCGCTCCTGCAGCCGCTCGCGCTGTTCCTCTTCCGATACGTGCAGGTAGAACTTCAGCACCGTAGTACCGGCCTGTTGCAAGAGTTTCTCGAAGGCATTGATGGCCGTAAAACGCCGCCGGGCCTCCTCGGTGGTTATCAGCTTCTCGACCCGGGTAATAAGCACGTCCTCGTAGTGGGAGCGGTTGAACACCTGAATCATGCCGTGGCGCGGCGCCTGCTGATGTACCCGCCACAGAAAGTCGTGGGCCAGCTCCTCGGTGGTTGGCTCCTTGAAAGAGTGGACCCGCACGCCCTGCGGATTGAGTCCGCTGAACACCTTCCGAATCAATCCATCTTTGCCGCTGGCGTCCATGCCCTGCAGAATGACGAGTACGCTACGGCGGTTTTCGGCGTAGAGACGGTCCTGAAGCTCTATTAGCTCCTGGCGGATCTGCTCCGTTTCCTGCTGGGCAGCCTCCTTATGAATGTGGTGCGGCGCTCTGCTGGCCACTGTAAGCAGGTCGAAAGGGGCGGAATCTGGCATAAGTTAGACGGGTTTAGAAGCAATAATGAGCTATACGCACTTCAGCTTCTGAGCAGCCATTGTCCTTCGGTAAGCCTATTCCTCAGAGCCAGAGTGGCAAAACGTGAGCCTAGCAGACAAATCACCATGCCAAAACGGCTGAAATAGGAGCAATTGCGGAGCTTATACCGGCCAATATGGCCACTTAGCTCCAAATCTTCCCTTGGATTCGGGTTGGTACAGCGTTTGTATTTAGACTGTCAACCAAGAAAGGAAAACAGCCATGAATCTGATTAGCAAAGAGTTTATTCGCAACATCGCCCCCCAGCTCGACCTGCTCAATACACTGGGTGGCGGCACGGCCCAGGCGGTAGTGCGCGTGGATAAGCGCGAGCAGGGCGTGGTGATTCGGGTAGCCGTTCCGGCCGTAAGCCCCGAAAACTTCCACGTTGTGCTCGACAACACCCGTCTGACGGTATACTGCGAGTATCGTCATACCCCCGAGGACCAGATTGCAGCTCCCTTGTTTGCCCAAACCTTGGACCTGCCTGCCAACCTCGACCTGAGCCGCATCGACGCTGTGCACAAAGGCGGCGAACTGCAGGTGCGCATACCTTTTAAGGATGCCGCCGCTCAGAAGCGTGAAATCGAAATCAAGCAGCGCTAGGAATCTGCTCCTGCTGCATCGTTCATACCGTCGGGGCCGACCGACACCATTGTTCCACTTGGCCACTGCCTTCCGCAGTGGCTTTTTTATTGGTTACTACTCTTGCTCGGCTACCCAAATAGCGGGATGAGCAGCACAAAGCCCAGCAGCAACGATAGATAAAACCAGCCCATTACCTGCCCGCGGTAGCGCCGGGGCAGTCGGTTGCTAAGCACCAGCACCGCCACTACCACCAGGGCCAAGTGTAGCAACAGAAAAACGACCGTCTTGACCCAATTGCTGACAATCGTGTTTTCGGGCTGAAACTGGTCGGCCATGCCCAGGCCGGAGGTAAGCCAGCTCAGTAGGTAGTAGGCTGCCGTTTCAAAGACGACGAACAGGATGGCACCCAGCAGCAGTGCTCCAGGCCCGGATTTTTGTTTGATTTCAGCCATTTCAGCCCCAAGCTACAAAAACAAGTCGGCCAGTGGAATATTCCACTGGCCGACCACCGGTTACTTTCTGCTAAAGCGTGGAGCTTACTTTTTGCCGTTGCCTTTGTAGTGCAGCGTCAACGAAATTTCGCCGCTGGGTGCCGTAGTGCTACGGGCGCTGTAGGTTTTGCCGCCTTCCTGCCAAGTGCCTTCTTTCACTAGCGTAGTAGCCGGGCGAAGCTCGGCCGGAACAGTCCCTTTCCAAACGGAAGTTTGGTTACCGGATGGCGTTACTACATAGTTTACCTGCGTCATATTCACGCACTGTTTCAGGCCCGTCAGGTCGGCCGTCATGCACACCGTACGGTCGGTTTTCTGCACCAATGCTCCATTGCCTTGCTGCTGCAACGCAACAGCCTGGGCGCGGGCGGCCGAACTAAATGACATCAGGCCCAGAAACAAAGCGGCAGCAGCGGTAGTACGCAGGAAGTTTTTCATGAGGAGGGGGAGAATAGTGAGAGAAATTCTGGTTCTTGTTCGGCGCAAGCCAAGAACTATACCAAAAGCTCATCCATTATCCTGCTCACCCTCGTTTCGGCAGTTGACTAAGGCAGCTGCCGGCCCAGGATTTCGGCCGTTCGGGCTCGTACATACAGATCTTCTACCTTAGCCCGGGCCCAGGGTGTGCGGCGCAGAAACGTCAGGCTGGACTTGATGGAAGGATTGACGGCGAAGCAGTTGACCCGAATTCGCTCGTCGAGGCCGGGCCAGCCGTAATGGGCCACCAAATACTCCAGAATCTGGGCCAGCGTGACGCCGTGCAGCTCCCGAATAAGGTGGCCGGATTCGTCGCGAACATCGTGGGGATTGGGCTGGGACATAGAGCAACAAGCGTTAAGCGGGAACCACAAAGGTGCTGAAAAGCCGTTGTATCTACGCAGGCAGCGGCAGCCGAAGGCCCGTTAGGCCGGTTTTTTGCCTGCCGCGGGGTATCATTGGCTTCTAGTTGTTCGTTACCTTTGGCATGGCGACCCTCATGAATAAATCCTCCCGACCTGTTTCGCGCCGCCGCGCCTCTCCCTGGCGCCGCTACCTAGGCTTGGCCATGCTGGCCTTGGGAATTGTGGGATTAGCTGGCTACCTGCGCTACCAGCGCCAGATTCACCGCTACGCCCGCCGAACCTACGCCAGCTTTACCTTCGACAGCCTCACCGGCCGCGAGAAAACCCCACTGCTGAGCGGCTACTCCATCCACGGCATCGACGTATCGTCTTACCAGGGCAAGATTGACTGGAAAACCGTGGCCGAGCACAACGTGCGCTTCGCCTTTATCAAAGCCAGTGAAGGCGTGACCCTGCGCGACTCCCGTTTCCCACGCAACTGGAAACAGGCACGAGCCGCGGGTATCTACCGCGGTGCCTACCACTACTTTCAGCCCAACTACGACGGAGCCAAGCAAGCCAACCTGTTTACCCGCACCGTGCCCCTCTCCCCCGGCGACCTGCCCCCGGTACTCGACGTGGAGGCACCTGAGTTTCACGATGTGGCCGTGATGCGGCGGGGCGTAGGCACCTGGCTGCGGCTGGTAGAGCGCCATTACGGGGTCAAGCCGATTCTGTATTCCAACTACAGCTTTTACAAACGCCACCTGGCCGGGCACTTCGACGATTACCCACTCTGGCTGGCGCATTACGAAGTAGAAAGCCCTAAGCTACCCCGCGACAAGTGGATTATCTGGCAGCACAGCGACGAAGCCTATATTCCCGGCATCCGCGGCACGGTCGACTTCAACGTGTTTCAGGGCAACTTCGAGAACCTGCTGGCTCTGCGCATTCCGGCGGCCCGCCCGGCGCGGGCCGACAAATCTCACTAACCCGGCTTTGATGACTACTGCTCTTTTTCGCCCCGGCGCCGTCCTGCTGCTGACCTTTTCCCTGCTGCTCAGCAGCTGCGGTGGCGGCAGCAAAAATGCCTTTACCCAATCGGGGGGAGCCTCGTACTACGCCGACAAGTTCAACGGCCGCAAAACGGCCAGCGGTACCACCTACCGGGCCAACAAGCGCACGGCGGCCCACAATACGCTGCCCTTCGGCACGGTAGTACGGGTGACGAATCCGCGCAACCACCGCTCGGTCAAGGTTACCATCACCGACCGGGGGCCACACGCCAAGGGCCGCGTCATTGACCTTTCGCGCAAGGCGGCCCGTAAAATAGGCATCGTCGAGGCCGGCGTGGCACCTGTGCAGCTCAAAGTAGTGCGGGCCGCCGGCCGACGCTAGCCCCCGGCGCCCAGTTTTTCTTTCACTCCTAACTCAGCTGCTGCCGTATGCGCATCCGCAAAAAAGTAAAATGGCTCCAACCGGCGGAGGCCGACCGGTTTACGGCCCTCAGCGCCTTCGTGAAAGCCGCCGAAGCCCAGGGCTGGACGGAGGCTGAAATTCAGTTCGTCATCAACGAAATAGTGGAAGCCCGCGACGAAACCGAGGTACACGAGATTTTCCGGGACTATAGCCAGCTGTAGCACCGAGCCCCACAAAAAAAGCTCCGACGCAGGCCGCGCCGGAGCTTTTTTTGTGGGAGTAGCTCTCGAAAGGCTAGTTTTTACGCTTGACCTTTGCTTTGCCCTTGCCATTTTTAGCCATCATCATCAGGCTGTCCTGCTCGGCTTTCATGGCTTTCGTGGTGAGGCGGCCGCTGAGCGACATCATGTCGCCTTCCTGCAGGGTCACGGTGCTGCCATCGGGCTTGGTCACGGTACCGTTGGCCATGATTTTGGTGCCGTTGGTCAGGGTCGTGGCATCCGTCAGGGACGTGGTATGACCCTGCTGGGTCACCAACACCTTGCCTTCCTGCATCACGACGCCATCCTTCAGCGTCACGCCTTCCCGCACGACTTCTTTTGGCTTGGGAGCCACGGCCCGGCGGGGCGCTACTTTGGTTTGGGCCTGGGCGGCTACGCCGGTCAGGGCCAGACCGAGCGTCAACATAAATGAGAAACGAAGCTTCATACGTACTGGGTTGAGGTGAGAGGAGGAGCTTGGTAGTGTAAAATACAAAAACGTCACGAAAGTTCCGGCCCCTTTAGCAACAACCAACTTTTGCTAGCTGGCGTTAAAAAGGACGTTCTCTTTCCTTTATTCTTCTCACCATCACTGCAGAGCTCAACTATATGGCCAACCAGCAAACGTCCCCGGATATTTACACTGAGTTTCACAAGCAAGTCAATATGACGGCTAAGGAACTAGAGCAGTGGCTTACAACGGAGGAATCCAAATCGGTGGGGCAGGACGAGGGCGACGGGGAAAGCATCGGCCATAAGTCGGGTCGCCATATCCTGCAGATTCTGGCCAAGAAGAAGGCCGACCTCACCGCCGACGACGAAGCCCACATGCACAAGGTTCACGCCTATATTAGCCGCCACCTGGCCCAAGGTCCGCACGCCGACAAAGAACACTCGCGCTGGCGGTATTCCCTCATGAACTGGGGCCACGACCCGCTGAAGAAGTAGCCTTGCTCAGGCGGGCCGCTGGGTCTTAGCCGCAAGTCGTCACTATATTTCCCCATGGATTACAAAGATTATTACAAGATTCTGGGCGTGGAGAAAAACGCCACAACGGACCAGATCAAGAAGGCCTACCGCAAGCTGGCCCGCCAATACCACCCCGACGTAAACCCCAACGACCCGAATGCGGAGCGTAAGTTCAAGGAAGTAAACGAGGCCAACGAAGTACTCAGCGACGAGGAAAAGCGCCGCAAGTACGACCAGCTCGGGGCCGACTGGCAGCGCTACCAGCAAGCCGGGGCTGGCCGCGGCGGCCAAGCCAGCGGGGGCTTCGACTGGTCGCAGTACACCCAGGGCGGTGGTTTCGAGGGGTTTGGGGGCGGGGGCGGCAGCAACGATCCGTTCGGCAGCGCCGACTTCTCCGACTTTTTCAGCTCTATCTTCGGCGGGGCCAGCGGCCGGGCAGGTGGCAGTCCGCGCCCCGCGGCGGGCCAGGATTACCAGGCTGAGCTAGAGCTAACGCTGGAAGATGCCTACCAGGGCGGCCCCCGCACG
Above is a genomic segment from Hymenobacter cellulosivorans containing:
- a CDS encoding VF530 family protein → MSQPNPHDVRDESGHLIRELHGVTLAQILEYLVAHYGWPGLDERIRVNCFAVNPSIKSSLTFLRRTPWARAKVEDLYVRARTAEILGRQLP
- a CDS encoding NUDIX hydrolase yields the protein MHTIDKVAWLHLHQGRVLSTRSRGKDRYYFPGGKREAGETDAQTLIREIQEELTVELEPGSLRFLGTFEAQAHGHAAGVLVRMLCYAAEYSGTLQPAAEIEEVTWLTYQDRPRVSAVDQLIFDWLREQGQLAE
- a CDS encoding PPK2 family polyphosphate kinase; the protein is MPDSAPFDLLTVASRAPHHIHKEAAQQETEQIRQELIELQDRLYAENRRSVLVILQGMDASGKDGLIRKVFSGLNPQGVRVHSFKEPTTEELAHDFLWRVHQQAPRHGMIQVFNRSHYEDVLITRVEKLITTEEARRRFTAINAFEKLLQQAGTTVLKFYLHVSEEEQRERLQERINDPAKQWKYEAGDEAKALKWPLYRAVYEDVFRHCNPESCPWHLVPADQNWYKAYVVAKALRDALQELNPQYPASKLDRPRQV
- a CDS encoding pentapeptide repeat-containing protein, with the translated sequence MKQRRAKPAGRPTVFPAENRFERWDARALAAHPEPEFEQCHFIGCDFSGAQLGQFRFADCLFERCNLSSAAMAGASLQNVAFTDCKLSGVQFAACRDFLFEVQFQGCQLHYASFFGKKLRNTRFVNCSLTDADFTSADLTDAAFQDCTLRGAVFRSTQLVGADFTTASEFSIDPDGNTLTKARFTLTGLLGLVDKYGVIVE
- a CDS encoding Gfo/Idh/MocA family oxidoreductase, yielding MTQIRTGLLAYGMSGKVFHAPFVATHPGFELAAVTERSRKEVQQQYPGVTSYDSVEALLADDSLELVVVNTPSNTHAELSRQALLAGKHVLLEKPVATSPEEVRELWALARQQGKHLLAYQNRRWDSDFQQVRQVIESGQLGRLVEVTFRYDRFKTTLNPKPFKETPLPGSGLVYDLGPHLLDQVISLFGQPLKTRKTTGRFRTGTQVDDYFFIQLLYAGFTVTVASGLLIADPLPAFVVHGTQGSFRKNRSDVQEAQLLAGLSPLAPEYGLEPADQAGTLTIAGGNDVKTTTVLPAAKGDYTGLFEAVYQTIRHDAPYPIREEQLLWQNEILAQTDDLWTV
- a CDS encoding serine hydrolase domain-containing protein, which produces MKKLLALLLGLLAFPALAQTGASTPQLAHCDAAIEQFMKRWKIPGASVAISRQGKLVYSRAFGYADLSRTEPMRPSHLLRIASVSKPVTATAIMKLVEEGRIDLQHKAFGPEGYLQSAYYTSVIQDERIYDITVQQLLEHSAGWNRNNGVDGYNTSDPIDFPLHVADALSVPNPVGDSTMVRFLLSKGLDFKPGARYAYSNVGYLVLGKILEQVTREPYEAWVQQHILAPAGIHEAHLGHNLLAHKTEREAEYFSKEHRASCYGTGKDVQAAYGSWNIEAMNAHGGWLFTARDLVRFLLATDGNPAQPDVLAPATIAQMMEPSDNNRHYGKGWMVSKKVNWHTGSLDGTASCVAQTADGYTWAILLNSRANPNRFWNDLEKLGWECVEGATEWPTQDFFPPDQNATALRGAATQPTTAALRWTNGNGSRRLVVVREGSPVETLPHDGTSYAADAAFGHGSALGKGTYVVAAGPDSAVTIRNLVPNKTYYARVVEYFQNDTTGQQAMYALDGNPSWQFHTPAAPSLLAKLSRTSGKKTSPASRSTKTTTASKAAGKKPLPGAKPTTNDAAGSQLSKQQSKGWSWLKWFARA
- a CDS encoding Hsp20/alpha crystallin family protein → MNLISKEFIRNIAPQLDLLNTLGGGTAQAVVRVDKREQGVVIRVAVPAVSPENFHVVLDNTRLTVYCEYRHTPEDQIAAPLFAQTLDLPANLDLSRIDAVHKGGELQVRIPFKDAAAQKREIEIKQR
- the namA gene encoding NADPH dehydrogenase NamA — encoded protein: MASLFTPLTIRGLTIKNRITVSPMCMYSSRDGFVNDWHLVHLGSRAVGGAGLIITEATAVSPEGRITPDDLGIWSDEHLPGLKRITSFLAEHGAVAGIQLAHAGRKASTYTSWKGSGVVPEVEGGWQTVAPSAVPFHAGQPEPAALDQAGIDKVIADFRVATLRALAAGFQVVELHAAHGYLLHEFLSPLSNARTDSYGGSFENRCRLLLQIVDVTRAEWPAEYPLFVRISATDWTEGGWTTEDSIALARLLKERGVDLIDCSTGGNVPTAAIPVGPGYQVEFAERVRKEADILTGAVGIITTAQQAESIVASGQADLVLLAREMLRDPNFPLHAAQELGVDVEWPVQYARAKRHK